A region of the Pseudomonas silesiensis genome:
GCTCTTTCAGCCGCACAGCAGCGCTACCAGAACAGCCTGCCGCCGGCGGTGTTCCAGGCGCTGGTCAACAACAGCAATCAACGCTTTTCCCCCAAGGCCGTGGACCAGCGCGCCGAAGCACAACTGCGCAAGACCCTCGCCGACCCGAAACCGGCGCTGACGTTTTTCCAGTCGCCCCTGGGCAAAAAAATCGTTGCCGCCGAACTGCTGGCGACCCGTCGCGACCAACTGGCAAAAAACGCCAAGGGTTTACCGAAGATGCAGGCCAGTGACAGCCGCCTGCTGATCATCGGCCACCTGGCCCAGGCCCTGCCCGCGCGCGAGGCCGGCGCCGAAGTCAGCCTGGCGATTGCCGGTGTCGCGGCCGACAGCCTGAGCTCGATGATCCCCGGCCTGCTCGGCGGTGGTCAGGCGCAAGGCATGTTGAACGGGCAGCGCGAGCGCTTGATGGAACAGATCGGCAGCGATTTGAACAACACGCTGCTGTATGTCTATCGTGATCTGTCGGATAACGAGCTGGAGGAGTTCGCCACCTTTGCCGAGTCGGCGGAAGGCCAGGCTTATTACAAGGCGGCGTTGGCGGCGATTCGGGCGGGGCTGGCGGTGGGGCAGGATACCTCCACGCTTCGCCAATGATCTCTGGCGCCTGCAAGGGCCCCTTCGCGGGCAAGCCCGCTCCCACAGGTTTTTGTGTCGATCACAAAATGGTGGGCTAACACTAAACACTGTGGGAGCGGGCTTGCCCGCGAAGGGGCCCTTGCAGGCGCTAAAGATTCCTGCCCTTGACCCGCTTGCTCAAAAACCCGAAATACTCCCCCCGCAACGCCAGCGTCTCATTCGCCAGATGATGCCGCGCCTCCGGCAGCATCAACACCTGCGGCCGATCAAACTTGGCCTTCAACACGGCAAGGTTATGCTGCCAATCCACCGTCATATCCGCCTGCCCCTGCACAATCAGCGGCCGCCGCGTGCTGCCCGGCGCGGCTTCGATACGCTTGATCCACCGCGCCAGCGCACCGACCCAGGCAGTCGGCAAACGTAGCGGCTGCAGCGGATCAGCCTGCAAAAACGGCAAGAAATCCGGGTCGTTGGAATTTTCGCTGAAGCGCCGGGCGATGGCTTTGACAAAAGGCTTGAGCAGGTAATAACTCACTTGCGACCAGCCCCAGGCCCGTGGTCGCACTAATGGCGACAGCAGGATCACCTGCCCTTGCGCCGGACTGCTCGCCCCCGCATTGAGCACATGATCGATCACGATCGCACCGCCTGTGCTTTGCCCGCACAGGTGCCAAGGTTGCGGCAGATCGAGGGCGCGCGCCTCGGCGAACAAGCCTTGCAGCGTGTCCTGATACTCGGCGAAATCCTTGATGCTGGCGCGCTCGCCGCTGGACAGGCCATGCCCTGGCAAGTCGCAGGCAATCACGGCGAACCCCTGGTCCAGCGCCCACTCGATCACATGTCGGTAGAGCCCGGTGTGATCATAAAAGCCGTGGAACAAAAACAGCGTCGCCCTGGCCTGCGGCGGCCACCAGAACTGGCAGACCACCTCATAACCATCCACCTCGAAACGACCCAGGCCGTTGCGCAGGTCCCGCCCCGGAAAATCCAGCCCGTAGAAACGCTGGTAGGCCAACGCTTCCACCGACAGCGGCTGCGCTTCAGCCAAGGGCCGCAAACCGGCACGCAGATGATCGGGGTCGAAAGTGGCAGACATGGACGATTCCAGCACATGAAACGGCGTTTATGGGCCTGCGATATTCATCTGTCGCGGCAAGCATGGCAAGCTGGGCGACCTTCGAGGATTGAAACCCATGCGTTCGCCCTACCGCGCCCCACTGCTTGCCTGCCTGCTCGCCCTCGTGTGTGCCGGAGTGCTTTGGGCCGCTTATGACTGGTTTCAGGGACGCTACCTGCGCGCGTTCAGTTCGCACACCGCCGTGTTTTCCGGCGACCCCTTGCGCCTGCCCGATAACCTCGCCGGCCCCGGCGCCATCCGCCTGGTGCACTTCTGGGACCCGGCCTGCCCATGCAATGTCGGCAATCAGCAACACCTTGGCGAACTGGTCGAGCAATATGGCCCCCAGGGCGTGGAGTTCTACTCGGTACAAAAGCCCGGCAGCCACGGACAGTTGCCGAGCACCTTAAGCAGTCTGAAAACCATCGACCTCCTGCCAGGCTCCGAACAGATCCCCGCCAGCCCGGCCGTGGCGATCTGGGATCGCAGCGGCAAGCTGGCGTACTTCGGCCCGTACAGCGAAGGCCTGACCTGCAATTCCAATAACAGTTTTATCGAGCCGATCCTGCAGGCGTTGAACCAGGGTCGAACAGTCGACGCCACGCACACGTTGGCAGTGGGGTGTTACTGCCCGTGGCCTGTCGATCCAACGAAGTAGGAAAAACCCCGCAATACGAATCCCTCCTAAGGGCGATGGGCCGATTTGCCGAGCCGTGTTAAACAGTGGCGCCAGGGAACTGCTGCCACTCATAACAACAAGGAATCACCATGAAACGTAGCCTGACCGCCCTCGCCCTGCTGATTGTCGCGCTCGCCGCGGGCGCTGGCTGGTACGTGTACAGCAAGCAGCCGACACGCCAGGGCATGGTCGAACTGCAACACCTGAAAGGTTCGGTCACCGTGCGCTACGACGAGCGCGGTATCCCGCACATCCGCGCGGAAAACGAACCGGACCTGTACCGCGCCCTCGGGTACGTGCACGCCCAGGATCGGCTGTTTCAGATGGAAGTCCTGCGCCGCCTCGCTCGCGGGGAACTGGCCGAGGTGCTGGGGCCCAAATTGCTCGATACCGACAAGCTGATGCGCAGCCTGCGCATCCGCGAACGGGCCGAAACCTACCTGGCGAACATGGACCAACAGTCGCCGGCCTTCATCGCCATGCAAGCCTATCTGGACGGCATCAACCAGTATCAGGACAGCCATGCAAAACCCGTGGAGTTCGATGTACTGGGTATCGCCAAGCGTCCGTTCACCGCCCAGGACACCATCAGCATCGCCGGGTACATGGCCTACAGTTTTGCCGCGGCGTTTCGCACCGAGCCCCTGCTGACTTACGTGCGCGACCAGCTGGGGGCCCATTACCTGAATGTCTTCGATCTCGACTGGCAGCCCAAAGGCGTGCTGGCGAAGACGCCCGGCGGCACCGTGCCGTCCCTGGCCAGCGCCGACTGGAAAGATCTCAACGCCCTCGCCCGTCTCAGCGAACAGGCAATGGCCGACAACGGTCTGCCGCAATACGAGGGCA
Encoded here:
- a CDS encoding alpha/beta hydrolase — its product is MSATFDPDHLRAGLRPLAEAQPLSVEALAYQRFYGLDFPGRDLRNGLGRFEVDGYEVVCQFWWPPQARATLFLFHGFYDHTGLYRHVIEWALDQGFAVIACDLPGHGLSSGERASIKDFAEYQDTLQGLFAEARALDLPQPWHLCGQSTGGAIVIDHVLNAGASSPAQGQVILLSPLVRPRAWGWSQVSYYLLKPFVKAIARRFSENSNDPDFLPFLQADPLQPLRLPTAWVGALARWIKRIEAAPGSTRRPLIVQGQADMTVDWQHNLAVLKAKFDRPQVLMLPEARHHLANETLALRGEYFGFLSKRVKGRNL
- a CDS encoding DUF2059 domain-containing protein: MRRLLFSLLMFCVMPAWADGHDQLYKVAGWPEQRAHFNDALSAAQQRYQNSLPPAVFQALVNNSNQRFSPKAVDQRAEAQLRKTLADPKPALTFFQSPLGKKIVAAELLATRRDQLAKNAKGLPKMQASDSRLLIIGHLAQALPAREAGAEVSLAIAGVAADSLSSMIPGLLGGGQAQGMLNGQRERLMEQIGSDLNNTLLYVYRDLSDNELEEFATFAESAEGQAYYKAALAAIRAGLAVGQDTSTLRQ
- a CDS encoding DUF6436 domain-containing protein; the encoded protein is MRSPYRAPLLACLLALVCAGVLWAAYDWFQGRYLRAFSSHTAVFSGDPLRLPDNLAGPGAIRLVHFWDPACPCNVGNQQHLGELVEQYGPQGVEFYSVQKPGSHGQLPSTLSSLKTIDLLPGSEQIPASPAVAIWDRSGKLAYFGPYSEGLTCNSNNSFIEPILQALNQGRTVDATHTLAVGCYCPWPVDPTK